The following proteins come from a genomic window of Corallococcus sp. NCRR:
- a CDS encoding alpha/beta fold hydrolase, whose amino-acid sequence MGQVISGQENERVSYALTLAAAEAAHNTEALQKLKSIAPYPEQDGSLPLQKLGIERKWSNAFGGLVHGRDGISHYLNLAELSPEYTARDVAAMDLGSQLSLPNLLPDLARVDYGRVTDFGCPIILFAGRHDTTTPSQVAANWLQQVRSPGKQLVWVEHSAHMMMVEEPGRVLLHLVQDVLPQAARSPAQARYSCGMSQNTAVRCDTGK is encoded by the coding sequence ATGGGGCAGGTCATCAGCGGCCAGGAGAACGAGCGCGTCAGCTATGCGCTCACGCTCGCCGCGGCGGAGGCCGCGCACAACACGGAGGCCCTCCAGAAGTTGAAGTCCATCGCGCCCTATCCCGAGCAGGACGGGTCGCTCCCCCTCCAGAAGCTCGGCATCGAGCGCAAGTGGTCCAACGCATTCGGAGGACTGGTGCATGGCCGCGACGGCATCAGCCACTACCTGAATCTCGCGGAGCTCTCCCCCGAATACACCGCCAGGGATGTGGCGGCGATGGACCTGGGCTCCCAGCTTTCCTTGCCCAATCTGCTGCCGGACCTGGCCCGGGTCGACTACGGGCGGGTCACGGACTTCGGCTGCCCGATCATCCTTTTCGCGGGGAGGCACGACACGACCACGCCCTCGCAGGTCGCGGCCAACTGGCTCCAACAGGTGCGCTCGCCGGGCAAGCAGCTCGTCTGGGTCGAGCACTCCGCCCACATGATGATGGTGGAGGAGCCCGGACGCGTGCTCCTCCACCTGGTGCAGGACGTTCTGCCGCAGGCGGCGCGCAGCCCTGCTCAGGCTCGGTACTCGTGCGGGATGAGCCAGAACACCGCCGTGCGGTGCGACACGGGAAAGTAG
- a CDS encoding transposase, protein MGLDNSNTHRSLHIRRALPNLARHGVHLFSLPPDSPELNDIEPSSASSRATKCLSATTAPCRNA, encoded by the coding sequence GTGGGGCTGGACAACAGCAACACCCACCGCAGCCTGCACATCCGGCGTGCCCTCCCAAACCTGGCCCGCCACGGCGTGCACCTCTTTTCCCTGCCGCCCGACAGTCCCGAACTCAATGACATCGAGCCATCTTCGGCGTCATCAAGGGCCACGAAATGCCTGAGCGCAACTACAGCACCCTGTAGGAACGCCTAG
- a CDS encoding Ig-like domain-containing protein, with protein sequence MAVGVTLLACDSKTSSGTAEAESPLRVSPGGKAFVAGTRLLKTAKAFPGRYIVVLEDKTSLVALQAPTQRVASVASEVASLHGAKVGHVYSHAFPGFVAMMTEADARRLSLDPRVRYVEEDGMIRAASTQPSPPWSLDRIDQHDLPLDQGYSYSRTGSGVHVYVLDTGIWTPHTQFEGRARFEYDVASYSGNQGNPDCNGHGTHVAGSIGGKTYGVAKGVKLHAVRVLGCDGAGYVSDAIRGIEWVTANHIKPAVANLSLTAYSDTQALEDAITRSINAGIPYVVAAGDTEGGPFNFGADACSRSPGRLPAAITVSATTDTDQRFSYANYGSCVDLFAPGSGITSAWPGETGTYGHYSDTLLASGSSMAAAHVTGAVALYLEANPTATPEEVANRIISRVTPDKVSGTEGAPNRLLFTPCPVLEATGSPQVALTAPAAGAALSGTVTLTANATDDVGVTKVEFYAGTHLLGTVTSPPYALAWDTTTASSGSTTLTARAYDDGCGGSQSAPVDVAVQNAGNAAFDAQWQVPACASVSSRCDSVWLLEGRGALGPEPHAPNTLTGSCADGTDRPDLPSPALQRLAVFRDAGDALAEGKRVTIQATVRASHQYGQEFLDLYTAADASNPVWTYLTTLSPGGYRDRVLSTGFLLPPGGLQAIRGVYRAGGSAQACNPDARSDHDDLVFAVGQELDPSPPTVVITSPTAGAVVENTVTVGVVASDNFGVARVELYDGATLVDMASRPPFTLTWPTKGLPNGAHRLTARAYDAAGLDTLSAPVDVIVNNDIVPPQVSFLSPAEGAAVSGEVHLTASASDDRGGNVRVEYFYLLPPSNYRLIGGSSTAPYDVTWSARYFTNGPWALYVKAYDTAGNVSMAGPLNVVLDNDNTPPTVALVSPASGANVSGTVSLQVSVNDDRQMGKVTYFVDGKLLGTRLSAPYSLTWDSTFQANGSHTLMATALDAAGNGSTSASVTVTVSNPGAAAYDATLKVPVCTTPSSYCDSVTLLANRGSPSEAHTPNTLDGCADGTATFYPGTSTAIERIRVYRPDGTNLAAGKRVRIDVTVNALSPNREGVDLYYASDAAHPSWTYLTTIAQGNYGQQTLSTEYRLPAGSVQAVRASYWFGTHTQSPCTVSSGNDADHDDLVFTLADEPDTTPPSAQLTSPAEGTVLTGMATATASASDDYDVARVDFYEGSTLLGTDDTPPYSVSWNSWNTPNGSRSLTAVARDVAGNAGPSSPVVVTVNNDHASILTTITSPSNGATVVGTVTVSATAGNPSKVARVELYAGTRLLGTDSTSPYAFSWNTTAEPPGPYTLTSRAYDTSGNVEVSAPVNVTIVRDNTPPTVSITSPSAGATVRSTVQVQATATDDTQIVRVELYVDGALMGTDSVSPYAISWNPSAVANGSHTLTVKAFDAYGNVGTSPAVGVTVIRDVTAPTVSVSSPAEGATVSSYAFFQANAADDDVISRVDYFLDGQLLGSSGDSAPYSRLWDSRSVANGAHTLIAKAYDGAGNVGVSATRSFIVDNDSTPPTVSITSPSQGASLAGLISIQVSASDDHGVRGVDLYVDGIRAVSSASPPFAMIWDSHSVPNGSHTLTVKAYDAANNLTTSAPVTVSVAQPGTAVYDATRKVPACAQVSSVCDSESLLQGRGVVSQFPELHPPNTLDGCADGVGGSYPSGRVGWIAVSGVNGASLLEGKRVRIEVGAMVDNSYSDAVALYSASDASAPVWTYLTTLRASASGSQVLSTEYVLPAGSVQAVRANYLSGGSTASACSTGAYDDHDDLMFAVGPPEADVTPPTAVLTAPAAGTVQGIVQVTATATDNLAVVKVAFYDGATLLGTDTTAPYGVSWNTASAVAGAHTLTAKAYDSAGLTGTSAGVSVIVDNLAPTAAITAPASNAELLGTVTVTATAQDDTGVTKVEFHDGATLLGTDTTAPYSVSWNTEGVASGTHTLTAKAYDGLGRTGTSVAVQVIVDNALPTVSFTAPAASYVRGSVPLTASASDNRAVTKVEFHDGSTLIGTATTAPYSVNWDTVGTANGSHTLYAKAYDAAGNVKVDLRNVTVDNAAPAVAITSPANGATLLALFLSTTIQASASDNAGVTQVVFYDGGTVLGTDTSAPYSVSWNLLSAAKGKHTLSARATDVAGNVTTSAAISVTVQ encoded by the coding sequence GTGGCCGTCGGCGTCACGCTGCTGGCTTGTGACTCGAAGACCTCTTCCGGCACGGCGGAGGCCGAATCCCCGCTGCGCGTGAGCCCGGGCGGAAAGGCGTTCGTCGCCGGCACCCGGTTGCTGAAGACGGCGAAGGCCTTCCCGGGGCGATACATCGTCGTCCTCGAGGACAAGACCTCGCTGGTCGCGCTCCAGGCGCCGACGCAGCGCGTGGCCTCCGTGGCCTCGGAAGTAGCATCGCTCCACGGGGCGAAGGTCGGGCACGTGTACTCGCACGCCTTCCCGGGGTTCGTCGCGATGATGACCGAGGCCGACGCACGGCGGCTGAGCCTGGACCCGCGCGTGCGCTACGTCGAAGAGGACGGGATGATCAGGGCCGCCAGCACGCAGCCGTCTCCTCCGTGGAGCCTGGATCGAATTGATCAGCACGACCTGCCGCTGGACCAGGGCTATTCCTACAGCCGGACGGGCAGCGGGGTGCATGTCTACGTGCTCGACACGGGCATCTGGACGCCCCACACCCAGTTCGAGGGGCGCGCCCGCTTCGAATACGACGTCGCCAGCTACAGCGGGAACCAGGGCAACCCGGACTGCAATGGCCACGGCACCCACGTGGCGGGAAGCATTGGCGGCAAGACCTACGGCGTCGCCAAGGGGGTGAAGCTCCACGCGGTGCGCGTGCTCGGCTGCGACGGCGCGGGTTACGTGTCCGACGCCATCCGGGGCATCGAGTGGGTGACGGCCAATCACATCAAGCCGGCGGTGGCCAACCTGAGCCTGACGGCCTATTCCGACACGCAGGCCCTGGAGGATGCGATCACCCGCTCCATCAACGCGGGCATCCCCTACGTCGTGGCCGCGGGCGACACCGAGGGCGGCCCCTTCAACTTCGGCGCGGATGCGTGCTCCCGCTCTCCCGGAAGACTTCCGGCGGCGATCACCGTCAGCGCGACCACCGACACGGACCAACGGTTCTCGTATGCCAATTACGGCAGCTGCGTGGACCTCTTCGCGCCGGGTTCGGGGATCACCTCGGCCTGGCCGGGTGAAACGGGCACCTATGGTCATTACAGCGACACCCTGCTGGCCAGCGGCAGCTCCATGGCCGCCGCCCATGTGACGGGCGCGGTCGCGCTCTACCTGGAAGCCAACCCCACCGCCACGCCCGAGGAGGTCGCGAACAGGATCATCAGCCGCGTGACGCCGGACAAGGTCTCCGGCACCGAGGGCGCGCCGAACCGGCTCCTGTTCACCCCGTGCCCGGTGCTGGAGGCGACCGGGTCACCGCAGGTGGCCCTGACCGCACCGGCGGCCGGAGCGGCGCTGAGCGGCACGGTGACGCTCACGGCCAACGCCACGGATGACGTGGGCGTCACGAAGGTCGAGTTCTACGCGGGCACGCACCTCTTGGGCACGGTCACCTCGCCCCCCTACGCGCTGGCCTGGGACACCACGACCGCCAGCAGCGGCTCCACCACGCTCACCGCCAGGGCCTACGACGACGGCTGTGGCGGGTCGCAGAGCGCGCCCGTGGACGTGGCCGTGCAGAACGCGGGCAACGCGGCCTTCGACGCGCAGTGGCAGGTGCCCGCCTGTGCGAGCGTGAGCAGCCGGTGTGACTCGGTGTGGTTGCTTGAGGGGAGGGGAGCGCTCGGCCCCGAGCCGCATGCACCGAATACCCTGACGGGGAGCTGCGCGGATGGAACGGACCGGCCGGATCTCCCCAGCCCCGCGCTGCAGCGGCTCGCCGTCTTCCGGGACGCGGGGGATGCGCTCGCGGAGGGCAAGCGGGTGACGATCCAGGCGACGGTCCGGGCCAGCCACCAGTACGGGCAGGAGTTCCTGGACCTCTACACCGCGGCCGACGCGAGCAACCCCGTCTGGACCTACCTCACGACCCTCTCTCCCGGCGGTTATCGGGACCGGGTCCTCTCGACCGGGTTCCTCCTTCCTCCGGGCGGACTGCAGGCCATTCGCGGGGTTTACCGCGCCGGAGGAAGCGCCCAGGCGTGCAACCCGGACGCCCGCTCCGACCACGATGACCTGGTCTTCGCGGTGGGACAGGAGTTGGACCCCTCTCCGCCCACGGTGGTCATCACCTCGCCCACGGCGGGCGCGGTGGTGGAGAACACCGTCACCGTCGGGGTGGTGGCGAGCGACAACTTCGGCGTGGCGCGCGTCGAGCTGTACGACGGCGCGACCCTCGTCGACATGGCCAGCCGTCCTCCCTTCACCCTGACGTGGCCTACGAAGGGCTTGCCCAACGGCGCCCATCGCCTCACGGCGCGCGCCTACGATGCGGCGGGCCTCGACACCCTGTCGGCTCCTGTGGACGTCATCGTCAACAACGACATCGTCCCGCCGCAGGTGTCCTTCCTCTCACCCGCGGAGGGCGCGGCCGTGAGCGGGGAGGTCCACCTGACCGCCAGTGCCAGTGACGACAGGGGCGGGAACGTGCGTGTCGAGTATTTCTATCTGCTCCCGCCCTCCAACTATCGCCTCATCGGAGGCAGCTCGACGGCGCCCTACGATGTGACCTGGAGCGCCCGCTACTTCACGAACGGTCCCTGGGCGCTCTACGTGAAGGCCTATGACACCGCCGGCAACGTCTCCATGGCGGGGCCGCTGAACGTGGTGTTGGACAATGACAACACACCTCCGACGGTAGCCCTCGTCTCGCCGGCCTCCGGCGCGAACGTGAGCGGCACGGTCTCCCTCCAGGTCTCCGTGAATGACGACCGGCAGATGGGGAAGGTGACCTACTTTGTCGATGGCAAGCTGCTCGGCACCCGTCTTTCGGCTCCCTATTCGCTGACGTGGGACTCGACGTTCCAGGCCAATGGCAGCCACACGCTGATGGCCACGGCCCTGGATGCCGCCGGCAATGGCTCGACGAGCGCCTCCGTCACCGTGACGGTGAGCAACCCGGGCGCCGCGGCGTACGACGCGACCCTGAAGGTTCCGGTCTGCACCACGCCGTCGTCCTACTGCGACTCGGTCACGCTGCTCGCGAACAGGGGCTCTCCCTCCGAGGCCCACACGCCCAACACGCTGGATGGATGCGCCGACGGCACCGCGACCTTCTATCCGGGCACCTCGACCGCCATCGAGCGGATCCGCGTGTATCGGCCGGATGGGACGAACCTGGCGGCCGGGAAGCGGGTCCGGATCGATGTCACCGTCAATGCCCTCAGCCCGAACCGGGAGGGGGTGGATCTCTACTACGCGAGTGACGCGGCCCACCCCTCGTGGACTTACCTGACCACGATCGCTCAGGGCAACTATGGCCAACAGACCCTCTCCACGGAGTACCGGCTTCCCGCCGGAAGCGTGCAGGCCGTGCGCGCGAGCTATTGGTTCGGCACGCACACCCAGTCCCCGTGCACCGTCAGCTCCGGCAATGACGCTGACCACGATGACCTGGTCTTCACGCTCGCGGACGAGCCGGACACCACGCCGCCCTCCGCGCAGCTCACTTCTCCGGCCGAAGGCACGGTCCTGACAGGGATGGCCACGGCCACGGCCAGCGCGAGTGATGACTACGACGTGGCGCGCGTGGACTTCTACGAGGGGTCGACCCTCCTGGGCACCGATGACACGCCGCCGTACAGCGTGAGCTGGAACAGCTGGAACACGCCCAATGGCAGCCGCTCGCTGACGGCGGTGGCCCGGGACGTCGCGGGGAACGCGGGCCCCTCGAGCCCCGTGGTGGTGACGGTGAACAACGACCACGCTTCCATCCTCACGACGATCACCAGCCCCTCGAACGGGGCGACCGTGGTGGGAACGGTGACGGTCTCCGCCACGGCCGGCAACCCGAGCAAGGTGGCGAGGGTCGAGCTCTACGCGGGCACGCGCCTGCTCGGCACCGATTCCACGTCTCCCTACGCCTTCAGCTGGAACACCACCGCCGAGCCCCCCGGCCCGTACACCCTGACCAGCCGCGCGTACGACACCTCGGGCAACGTGGAGGTGTCCGCGCCGGTGAACGTGACCATCGTGCGTGACAACACTCCGCCCACGGTGTCGATCACCTCGCCCTCGGCGGGTGCCACGGTCCGCTCGACCGTGCAGGTCCAGGCCACCGCCACCGATGACACGCAGATCGTCCGGGTCGAGCTCTACGTGGACGGTGCGTTGATGGGAACGGACTCCGTTTCGCCCTACGCGATCTCCTGGAATCCGAGCGCGGTGGCCAATGGCAGCCACACGCTGACGGTCAAGGCATTTGACGCCTATGGCAACGTGGGGACCTCGCCCGCGGTGGGGGTGACGGTGATCCGCGACGTCACCGCGCCCACGGTCTCGGTGAGCTCACCGGCGGAGGGCGCCACCGTCAGCTCCTATGCCTTCTTCCAGGCGAACGCCGCCGATGATGATGTCATCTCCCGGGTGGATTACTTCCTCGATGGACAGTTGCTGGGGTCGAGCGGCGACAGCGCACCCTACAGCCGTCTCTGGGACAGCCGGAGTGTCGCCAACGGCGCCCACACGCTGATCGCCAAGGCCTACGACGGCGCCGGCAACGTGGGTGTATCGGCCACGCGCTCCTTCATCGTGGACAACGACTCCACGCCTCCGACGGTGTCCATCACCTCGCCCTCGCAGGGGGCGAGCCTGGCGGGCCTCATCTCCATCCAGGTGAGCGCGAGCGACGACCATGGCGTGCGGGGAGTCGACCTCTACGTGGATGGCATCCGCGCCGTGTCCAGCGCCTCGCCGCCCTTCGCCATGATCTGGGACAGCCACTCGGTGCCCAATGGCAGCCATACCCTCACCGTGAAGGCCTATGACGCGGCGAACAACCTCACCACCAGCGCTCCGGTCACGGTGAGCGTGGCCCAGCCGGGTACCGCCGTGTACGACGCCACACGCAAGGTTCCCGCGTGCGCCCAGGTCTCCAGTGTCTGTGACTCCGAGTCGCTCCTGCAGGGCCGCGGTGTCGTCTCCCAGTTCCCGGAGCTCCACCCGCCCAACACGCTCGATGGCTGTGCCGATGGGGTAGGGGGCTCGTACCCGTCCGGGAGGGTCGGCTGGATCGCGGTCTCCGGCGTGAATGGAGCATCCCTGCTGGAAGGAAAGCGCGTCCGGATCGAGGTCGGGGCCATGGTCGACAATAGTTACTCTGATGCGGTCGCCCTCTACTCCGCGAGCGATGCCTCCGCCCCCGTGTGGACGTACCTGACCACGCTCCGGGCGAGCGCGAGTGGCTCGCAGGTCCTCTCGACGGAGTACGTGTTGCCCGCGGGAAGCGTGCAGGCGGTTCGCGCCAACTACTTGTCTGGTGGCAGCACCGCCTCGGCGTGCAGCACCGGCGCCTATGATGATCATGACGACCTGATGTTCGCGGTCGGCCCGCCGGAGGCGGACGTAACGCCTCCGACGGCGGTGCTCACCGCTCCGGCCGCGGGCACTGTCCAGGGGATCGTGCAGGTGACAGCCACCGCCACCGACAACCTGGCCGTCGTGAAGGTTGCGTTCTATGACGGTGCGACGTTGCTGGGGACGGACACCACGGCCCCCTACGGCGTGAGCTGGAATACCGCGAGCGCGGTCGCGGGCGCCCATACGCTCACGGCGAAGGCCTACGACAGCGCGGGCCTCACGGGGACGTCCGCCGGGGTCTCGGTGATCGTCGACAACCTCGCTCCGACGGCGGCAATCACCGCTCCAGCCAGCAATGCCGAACTGCTCGGCACGGTGACGGTGACGGCCACGGCGCAGGACGACACCGGTGTGACGAAGGTCGAGTTCCATGACGGCGCGACGCTCCTGGGGACGGACACCACGGCCCCCTACAGCGTGAGCTGGAATACCGAGGGCGTGGCTTCGGGCACCCATACGCTCACGGCGAAGGCCTACGATGGTCTGGGCCGGACGGGAACCTCCGTGGCGGTCCAGGTGATCGTCGACAACGCTCTGCCCACGGTGTCATTCACCGCTCCCGCGGCCTCCTATGTCCGGGGGAGCGTGCCGCTGACGGCCAGCGCGAGCGACAACCGGGCCGTCACGAAGGTCGAGTTCCATGACGGCTCGACGCTGATCGGCACCGCGACCACCGCGCCGTACTCCGTGAATTGGGACACGGTGGGGACGGCCAATGGCAGTCACACGCTCTACGCCAAGGCCTATGATGCCGCCGGGAACGTCAAGGTTGATTTGCGCAACGTCACCGTGGACAACGCCGCTCCGGCCGTGGCCATCACCTCTCCGGCGAATGGGGCGACCTTGTTGGCCCTGTTCCTGAGCACCACCATTCAAGCCAGCGCGAGCGACAACGCCGGTGTGACCCAGGTGGTGTTCTACGATGGTGGCACCGTGCTCGGCACGGACACCAGCGCGCCCTACAGCGTGAGCTGGAACCTCCTGAGCGCGGCCAAGGGCAAACACACGCTGTCGGCCAGGGCCACCGACGTGGCGGGCAATGTCACCACGTCCGCGGCGATCTCCGTGACGGTGCAATAG
- a CDS encoding alpha/beta fold hydrolase, whose translation MIHGGPTSPELPTSWAFQGGWEDYFTVEQWDQRGSGKTYNANDPARIAPTLSRERITEDAVEVVQYLRRRYGKEKVFVLGHSWGSLVGLGLPTAIPSCCSPTWGWGRSSAARRTSASAMRSRSPRRRPRTTRRPSRS comes from the coding sequence ATGATCCACGGTGGGCCTACCTCGCCGGAGCTGCCGACGAGTTGGGCCTTCCAGGGCGGCTGGGAGGACTACTTCACCGTGGAGCAGTGGGACCAGCGCGGCAGTGGCAAGACGTACAACGCGAATGACCCCGCTCGCATCGCGCCCACGTTGTCGCGCGAGCGCATCACCGAGGACGCCGTGGAAGTGGTCCAGTACCTTCGCCGCCGCTATGGCAAGGAGAAGGTCTTCGTCCTGGGGCACTCCTGGGGGAGCCTCGTCGGCCTGGGGCTGCCCACCGCCATCCCGAGCTGCTGTTCGCCTACGTGGGGATGGGGCAGGTCATCAGCGGCCAGGAGAACGAGCGCGTCAGCTATGCGCTCACGCTCGCCGCGGCGGAGGCCGCGCACAACACGGAGGCCCTCCAGAAGTTGA